GATTCACTGGTGGCCGTTGCCGCCTGCACCGGCGCAAGGGCTGCGCCAAAACGACCGTGGCGTGGCCCACCTGGCCCTGGACCCTGCTGGCCCGGGCCTGCTGCCGTTACAGAGGTGCTGTTTGCCGCTTCGCGACCCTGCCAAAACCAGTACGCTGCACCCGCGACGATCGCGACTACCAGCACGGCTACCCAACGGCTTTTCTTGCTACCTTTCATTAATTTGCTATCTCATCCTGAAACGTTTCACGGAATGATACTAGTTTAGTCAGTGAACGCTGCTTAAAAATGGAGGAATTATGAAAAGACTGTTGAGATATGTCTGGATAAAACGCTTTTTGCTGAGAGGCTTACGGTGAATATTTACGCGTAATTTACGCTTATCGATTTTTACCCACCGATCTTGCGAACGCCGATATTTATTTATCGGTATCCGTTGCTTCTTGATACCAACAGCGGATTGCGTCGAATCTGAACTGATATACAGCGTGAATAAGCAGCCGCTGGAGGCGATTCAACCTGATTGGCGGTCGTATCTGTTTGATAATCAAATTCACTCATTATTTTGCCTTTATCAAAGCGACCAATACCAGAGGGTTCTTTATGCATTTTACCCAAGCCATCGCTCGTCTACCGGCCGCTACCTGCGGCGCGGGCCAAACTACCGCGCAGCTAGGCGCACCGGATGTTGCCAGCACCACTCGCCAGTTTCTCGCTTATGTCGAAACTTTGCTTAAGCTCGGTCTCAAAGTGACCGTGCTGCCTGCGGCGGCAGATTATCCGGATGCGCACTTTGTTGAAGATACCGCCGTGGTGATGCCGGAACTGGCGGTGATTACCCATCCGGGCGCACCGAGCCGCCAGGGCGAAGTTGACACCATCGCGCCGGTGCTGGCGGGTTTTCGTCCGCTGGTGCAGATGAGCGAGCGTGGGCATATGGACGGCGGCGATGTGCTGCTGGTGGACAAGCAGTTTTTTATCGGCCTGACGGCGCGTACCGATGAGCAGGGCATTCGCGAGTTTGCCGCCGCCGTTGAGCCACACGGCTATCAGGTGACGGCGATTGAAGTGAGCGCCGGTCTGCATCTGAAATCAATTGTTAACTACGTTGGCCGCAATACGCTGCTGCTGACGGAAGGCTACGTTAACCACCCGGCGTTTAACGGTTTTAACAGCATTGTTATCCCTGAAGAAGAGTCCTACGCTGGTAATACGCTGTGGATTAACGATACCTTAATTACGCCGCAGGGTTACCCCCATACCCTGGGCGAAATCAGCAAGCTGGGAATGCCCATTGTGCAGCTCGACACCAGCGAATTTAAGAAAATGGATGGCGGGCTGACCTGCCTCTCACTGCGTTTTTAATTACCGCGCCGACACCGGGGAAACCGAAATGAAAACACGCATCGCCGCATTACTGGCCTGTATGGCGCTCAGCGCGCCGCTGGCCGCCCAGCAGTTTGACACCATCAGTTTTGGCGTCGATGGCGGCTATCCGCCTTTCGATGTCTTGGCACCCAGCGGTGAAATTACCGGTTTTGATATTGATATCGCCAATGCGCTCTGTACGCAGCTAAAAGCGAAATGCGTTTTCGTTAAGCAGCCGTTCGAGAGCATGATCGCTGCGCTGAATGCGCATAAATTCGATGCCATTATCGCCTCGCTCAATATTACCGATGAGCGCAAAAAGGAAGTGGATTTCACCGATCGCTACTATCGCAGCGCGGCGCAGCTGGTTGCGCGTAAAGGTAGCCCGCTGCTGCCGGAAGTTGCCAGCCTGAAAGGCAAGACCGTCGGCGTACAGACAGGCTCCACTCATGAAGCTTTTGCTAAGGCCAACTGGGCCAATCATGGTGTGAAAATCGTTGGTTATGCAAACCAGGATAACGTCTATCTCGACCTGCTTTCCGGGCGTATCGACGCCGCTTTGCAGGACAATATCCAGGCGGCGACCGGCTTTATTGATACCCCGCGCGGGCAAAAATTTGCTTTTGCCGGCCCGGTTATTCAGGACGGCGGCATCTCTTCCGATGTTGGGATTGCAGTGAATAAAGATAATCCGGCGCTGCGTGACGCGCTAAACGGCGCTATCAAGGTCATCCGCGCTGATGGTACCTACGATGCTATCCAGAAAAAGTACTTTAGCTTTGATATTTATGGCAAATAAGTCGTGAAGGCGAGGGCGCAGGCAATGGCTTGCGCCGCTTTACGACATCCGCGGAAGGCTGAATATGGTCGCAGACTATTTACCCCTGTTGTTACGCGGCGCGGCGCTTTCGCTGTGCGTGATGCTCTCTTCATTACTGGTGGCTCTGCTGCTGGGGCTGATTAACTCGCTGGTGAAACTCTTTGGCCCGCCGTGGCTGCGCCTGTTTTCCACCGGTTACACCACGCTGGTGCGCGGTATTCCGGAACTGGTCATTATGCTGCTGCTGTTCTTCGGCGGCGAGATGCTGGTCAATCTACTTCTGAGTTTAGTGGGGCTGGGGCCAGTGCGCTTCAACACGGCTTTGTTGAATAAATCGAACTTTTGCTGAGTTGAAGGATCAGATCACGCATCCTCCCGACAACACAGACCATTCCGTGGCAAAGCAAAAGTTCAGAATCACCAACTGGTCCACCTACAACAAAGCTCTCATCAACCGTGGCTCCCTCACTTTCTGGCTGGATGATGAGGCGATTCAGGCCTGGTATGAGTCGGCAACGCCTTCATCACGAGGAAGGCCCCAGCGCTATTCTGATCTCGCCATCACCACCGTTCTGGTGATTAAACGCGTATTCCGGCTGACCCTGCGGGCTGCGCAGGGTTTTATTGATTCCATTTTTGCCCTGATGAACGTTCCGTTGCGCTGCCCGGATTACACCAGTGTCAGTAAGCGGGCAAAGTCGGTTAATGTCAGTTTCAAAACGTCTACCCGGGGTGAAATCGCACACCTGGTGATTGATTCCACCGGGCTGAAGGTCTTTGGTGAAGGCGAATGGAAAGTCAGAAAGCACGGCAAAGAGCGCCGTCGTATCTGGCGAAAGTTGCATCTTGCTGTTGACAGCAACACACATGAAGTTGTCTGTGCAGACCTGTCGCTGAATAACGTCACGGACTCAGAAGCCTTCCCGGGCCTTATCCGGCAGACTCACAGAAAAATCAGGGCAGCCGCGGCAGACGGGGCTTACGATACCCGGCTCTGTCACGATGAACTGCGCCGCAAAAAAATCAGCGCGCTTATTCCTCCCCGAAAAGGAGCAGGTTACTGGCCCGGTGAGTAC
This Klebsiella sp. RHBSTW-00484 DNA region includes the following protein-coding sequences:
- a CDS encoding dimethylarginine dimethylaminohydrolase family protein codes for the protein MHFTQAIARLPAATCGAGQTTAQLGAPDVASTTRQFLAYVETLLKLGLKVTVLPAAADYPDAHFVEDTAVVMPELAVITHPGAPSRQGEVDTIAPVLAGFRPLVQMSERGHMDGGDVLLVDKQFFIGLTARTDEQGIREFAAAVEPHGYQVTAIEVSAGLHLKSIVNYVGRNTLLLTEGYVNHPAFNGFNSIVIPEEESYAGNTLWINDTLITPQGYPHTLGEISKLGMPIVQLDTSEFKKMDGGLTCLSLRF
- a CDS encoding ABC transporter substrate-binding protein, with amino-acid sequence MKTRIAALLACMALSAPLAAQQFDTISFGVDGGYPPFDVLAPSGEITGFDIDIANALCTQLKAKCVFVKQPFESMIAALNAHKFDAIIASLNITDERKKEVDFTDRYYRSAAQLVARKGSPLLPEVASLKGKTVGVQTGSTHEAFAKANWANHGVKIVGYANQDNVYLDLLSGRIDAALQDNIQAATGFIDTPRGQKFAFAGPVIQDGGISSDVGIAVNKDNPALRDALNGAIKVIRADGTYDAIQKKYFSFDIYGK
- a CDS encoding IS5 family transposase, whose product is MKDQITHPPDNTDHSVAKQKFRITNWSTYNKALINRGSLTFWLDDEAIQAWYESATPSSRGRPQRYSDLAITTVLVIKRVFRLTLRAAQGFIDSIFALMNVPLRCPDYTSVSKRAKSVNVSFKTSTRGEIAHLVIDSTGLKVFGEGEWKVRKHGKERRRIWRKLHLAVDSNTHEVVCADLSLNNVTDSEAFPGLIRQTHRKIRAAAADGAYDTRLCHDELRRKKISALIPPRKGAGYWPGEYADRNRAVANQRLSGSNARWKWTTEYNRRSIAETAMYRMKQLLGDSLTLRDYDGQVAEAMAMVRALNRMTKAGMPESVRIA